Proteins encoded by one window of Cannabis sativa cultivar Pink pepper isolate KNU-18-1 chromosome 4, ASM2916894v1, whole genome shotgun sequence:
- the LOC115712749 gene encoding nuclear pore complex protein NUP155, whose protein sequence is MSREDELVLRDVTSAGIVVGDRIGREIASHLDLEEALEASRYSSHPYSTHPKEWPPLVEVVDTWELPPVLVERYNAAGGEGTALCGIFPEIRRAWASVDNSLFLWRFDKWDGQCPEYSGEEQAICAVGLAKSKPGVFIEAIQYLLVLATPVELILVGVCCSGGGDCTDPYAEVSLQPLPEYTVPSDGVTMTCITCTKAGRIFLAGRDGHIYELHYSTGSSWQKRCRKVCLTAGLGSVISRWVVPNVFKFGAVDPIVEMVVDNERSMLYARTEEMKLQVFILGSNGDGALKKVAEERNVISQRDTHYGGRQSSGQRAPNRSAKPSIVSISPLTTVESKGLHLVAVLSDGRRIYLTTSLSSGNLGGFNMNHHKPTCLKVVTTRPSPPLGVSSGLAFGALSLSSRPQNEDLSLKVETSYYSAGTLVLSDSSPPTMSSLLVVSRDSSAQTSVSTTLGTSSRSNRALREYVSSLSVEGRMLFVADVLPMPDAAKTVHSLYSEIEYSGFETLCESSEKACAKLWARGDLSTQHILPRRRLVIFSTMGMMEIVFNRPVDILRRLFESNSPRSILEDFFNRFGAGEAAAMCLILAARIVYSENLISNTVAEKAAEAFEDPRVVGMPQLEGSSALSSTRTAAGGFSMGQVVQEAEPVFSGAYEGLCLCSSRLLFPVWELPVMVIKGGSVDASPENGLVMCRLSIGAMQVLENKLRSLEKFLRSRRNQRRGLYGCVAGLGDLTGSILYGAGSELGAGDRGMVRNLFGAYSRSTEANGGGASNKRQRLPYSPAELAAMEVRAMECIRQLLLRSSEALFLLQLLSQHHVTRLVQGFNTNLRQSLAQLTFHQLVCTDEGDQIATRLISALMECYTGPEGRGTVDDISGRLREGCPSYFKESDHKFFLAVECLERAAVTPDPEEKKNLAREAFNLLSKVPESADLQTVCKRFEDLRFYEAVVHLPLQKAQALDPAGDAFNDQIDAPAREHALAQREMCYEIVVSALRSLKGGASRGEFGSPVRPAAPKSALDQASRNKYICQIVQLGVKSPDRLFHEYLYRAMIDVGLENELLEYGGPDLVPFLQSGGHEPIQEIRAASAVNSPMGQFGSPILPNQAKYFDLLARYYVLKQQHLLAAHILLRLAERRSTDAGDAPTIEQRCQYLSNAVLQAKNATTSNGLVSSTKGAADNGLLDLLEGKLAVLRFQIKIKEELEAIASRLEASSNNESVQNGAGMESTSTEDANLANNARQKAKELSLDMKSITQLYNDYAVPFELWEICLEMLYFASYSGDADSSIIRETCGRLIDQALSRGGIAEACAVLKRVGSHIYPGDGAGLPLDSLCLHLEKAALERLESGVESVGDEDVSRALLAACKGATEPVLNTYDQLLSSGAILPSSKLRLRLLRSVLALLREWAMSVFAQRMGTSATGASLILGGTFSMDQTAVMNQGIRDKITSAANRYMTEVRRLPLPQSQTEAVYRGFRELEESLISPYPTDRY, encoded by the exons ATGTCGAGGGAGGATGAGCTCGTTTTGCGGGATGTAACCAGTGCCGGTATCGTCGTCGGCGATCGAATTGGCCGAGAAATTGCTTCTCATCTTGATCTTGAAGAAGCCCTAGAAGCTTCCCGTTACTCGAGCCATCCTTATTCAACTCATCCCAAAgag TGGCCTCCTTTAGTTGAGGTGGTAGATACTTGGGAGTTACCTCCGGTACTTGTTGAAAGGTATAATGCAGCCGGTGGGGAAGGAACTGCTTTATGTGGCATTTTCCCTGAAATTCGTAGGGCATGGGCATCTGTTGATAATTCACTTTTTCTATGGCGTTTTGACAAGTG gGATGGTCAGTGTCCAGAATACAGTGGGGAGGAGCAAGCTATTTGTGCTGTTGGTCTTGCAAAATCAAAACCTGGTGTCTTTATTGAAGCTATTCAATATTTGTTAGTTTTAGCAACACCCGTTGAG CTAATTCTGGTAGGAGTATGCTGCTCTGGAGGAGGTGATTGTACAGATCCATATGCAGAGGTCTCACTACAGCCCTTGCCAGAATATACAGTTCCATCTGATGGAGTCACTATGACTTGTATCACATGTACTAAGGCAGGTCGTATTTTCCTGGCTGGCCGTGATGGCCACATCTATGAACTGCATTATTCAACTGGTTCAAGCTGGCAAAAGCGTTGCCGAAAAGTTTGCTTAACTGCTGGTTTGGGAAGTGTCATATCAAG GTGGGTAGTGCCAAATGTATTTAAGTTTGGAGCTGTTGACCCTATTGTTGAAATGGTTGTTGATAATGAAAGAAGCATGTTATATGCACGAACAGAAGAAATGAAACTTCAGGTTTTTATTCTGGGCTCTAATGGCGATGGTGCATTGAAGAAAGTAGCAGAAGAAAGGAATGTGATCAGTCAAAGAGACACTCATTATGGGGGTAGACAATCATCAGGACAAAGAGCTCCAAATCGATCAGCAAAACCATCCATAGTTTCAATATCACCTTTAACTACTGTGGAATCCAAAGGGCTACACCTTGTTGCTGTTTTATCAGATGGCAGAAGGATTTATCTTACAACCTCTCTATCTAGTGGAAATTTAGGTGGCTTCAACATGAATCATCATAAACCTACCTGTCTGAAAGTTGTCACGACTAGACCCTCGCCGCCCTTAGGTGTCAGCAGTGGTCTTGCCTTTGGAGCTTTGTCTCTTTCTAGCAGACCTCAGAATGAAGATCTTTCATTGAAGGTTGAGACATCATATTATTCTGCAGGAACTCTTGTACTTTCTGATTCCTCCCCACCAACTATGTCTTCTCTTCTTGTTGTAAGTAGGGATTCAAGTGCACAAACATCTGTGTCGACTACATTAGGAACCAGCTCAAGAAGTAATCGGGCATTAAGGGAATATGTTTCTTCTTTATCAGTTGAAGGGCGAATGCTATTTGTGGCAGATGTTTTACCAATGCCTGATGCTGCAAAAACAGTTCACTCTCTATATTCTGAAATTGAATATAGTGGATTTGAAACTTTGTGTGAGTCCTCTGAAAAGGCATGTGCAAAACTTTGGGCAAGAGGGGATCTTTCAACTCAACATATACTTCCAAGGAGAAGACTTGTCATTTTCAGTACCATGGGCATGATGGAAATTGTGTTCAACAGGCCTGTGGATATTCTCAGGAGATTGTTTGAGTCGAACTCCCCAAGATCTATCTTAGAAGATTTCTTTAATCGTTTTGGAGCTGGTGAGGCAGCTGCAATGTGTTTGATTTTAGCAGCAAGGATAGTTTATTCTGAAAATCTTATAAGCAATACTGTTGctgaaaaggctgctgaagccTTTGAGGATCCAAGAGTGGTTGGAATGCCACAACTTGAAGGTAGTAGTGCCCTGTCAAGCACTAGGACAGCTGCTGGGGGATTCAGCATGGGTCAGGTGGTTCAGGAGGCCGAGCCTGTGTTTTCAGGTGCTTATGAAGGGCTTTGCCTGTGCTCTTCCAGGCTACTTTTTCCTGTATGGGAACTTCCTGTGATGGTTATAAAAGGGGGTTCTGTAGATGCTTCTCCCGAGAATGGTTTAGTCATGTGTAGACTATCTATTGGGGCTATGCAAGTACTGGAAAACAAGCTTCGTTCCTTAGAGAAGTTTTTACGGTCTAGGCGAAACCAGAGGAGGGGACTTTATGGTTGTGTTGCTGGTTTAGGGGACTTGACTGGTTCAATTCTTTATGGAGCTGGTTCAGAATTGGGGGCTGGTGACCGAGGTATGGTGAGGAACTTATTTGGTGCCTATTCACGCAGTACTGAGGCTAATGGTGGTGGTGCGTCCAATAAGAGACAGAGGTTACCATATAGTCCTGCCGAACTTGCTGCCATGGAG GTGAGAGCAATGGAATGTATAAGGCAGTTGCTTCTCAGATCCAGTGAAGCCCTGTTTTTGCTTCAACTTCTTTCTCAGCATCATGTAACTCGCTTAGTTCAGGGGTTCAACACTAATCTGCGACAATCGTTGGCTCAGTTGACATTTCATCAGCTAGTTTGTACTGATGAGGGTGACCAGATTGCTACAAGACTTATATCTGCTTTAATGGAG tgTTACACTGGTCCTGAGGGCAGGGGGACTGTTGATGATATAAGTGGAAGATTACGAGAGGGCTGTCCTAGCTATTTCAAGGAGTCTGATCACAAGTTCTTTCTAGCTGTAGAGTGTCTTGAAAGAGCTGCAGTTACTCCTGATCCCGAAGAGAAGAAGAATCTTGCTAGGGAGGCCTTCAATCTCTTAAGTAAAGTTCCAGAGTCTGCTGATTTACAAACTGTCTGCAAACGGTTTGAGGATTTAAG GTTCTATGAAGCTGTGGTTCACTTACCTCTGCAAAAGGCACAGGCTCTTGATCCAGCCGGTGATGCTTTTAATGACCAAATTGATGCACCTGCTCGAGAACATGCACTTGCCCAGCGTGAAATGTGTTATGAGATAGTTGTCAGCGCATTACGGTCTTTGAAAGGTGGGGCTTCACGTGGGGAATTTGGATCTCCGGTTAGACCTGCAGCTCCAAAATCTGCCCTTGATCAGGCATCTCGGAACAAATACATATGCCAGATTGTGCAGCTTGGTGTTAAATCTCCTGATAGATTGTTTCATGAGTACTTGTACCGAGCAATGATTGACGTAGGCCTTGAAAATGAACTACTGGAGTATGGTGGTCCCGATTTGGTGCCTTTCCTACAAAGTGGTGGCCATGAACCAATACAAGAG ATTCGAGCTGCTTCTGCAGTGAATTCACCGATGGGTCAATTTGGATCACCTATCCTGCCCAATCAAGCAAAATACTTTGATCTCTTGGCACGATATTATGTCTTAAAACAGCAGCACCTGCTTGCAGCCCATATATTGCTAAGACTGGCTGAAAGACGCTCAACTGATGCGGGGGATGCACCTACTATAGAGCAAAG GTGTCAGTACTTAAGTAATGCAGTTTTACAAGCTAAGAATGCTACTACCAGTAATGGCCTGGTGAGTTCTACAAAGGGTGCTGCTGACAATGGTCTACTAGATTTACTGGAAGGGAAACTTGCTGTTCTTCGGTTTCAGATTAAGATCAAAGAAGAACTGGAAGCTATAGCTTCCAGGCTAGAAGCTTCATCAAATAATGAGTCTGTCCAAAATGGAGCTGGCATGGAAAGCACATCAACTGAGGATGCTAATCTTGCAAATAATGCACGACAAAAGGCCAAAGAGCTATCATTAGATATGAAGAGTATTACTCAGCTATATAATGACTATGCTGTTCCATTTGAGCTTTGGGAG ATTTGCCTCGAAATGTTATACTTTGCAAGCTATTCTGGCGATGCTGACAGTAGTATTATAAGAGAAACATGTGGTAGACTTATTGATCAAGCTCTTTCAAGGGGTGGCATTGCCGAAGCCTGTGCAGTACTCAAGCGGGTTGGTTCCCACATTTATCCTGGAGATGGAGCTGGTTTACCTTTAGACTCTTTGTGTCTTCATCTGGAAAAGGCTGCACTG GAGAGATTGGAGTCAGGGGTTGAATCAGTTGGGGACGAAGATGTTTCAAGGGCTCTTCTCGCGGCTTGCAAAGGTGCAACTGAGCCTGTTTTGAACACTTACGATCAATTGCTATCAAGTGGAGCTATTTTGCCATCATCCAAGCTAAGATTGCGTCTTCTCAGATCAGTACTAGCACTACTTAGAGAGTGGGCAATGTCTGTATTTGCACAGAGAATGGGAACAAGCGCAACTGGAGCCTCGTTAATTTTAGGTGGAACATTCTCAATGGATCAAACGGCAGTTATGAATCAAGGGATTCGTGATAAGATTACTAGTGCAGCAAACAG GTACATGACTGAGGTGCGGAGATTGCCCCTTCCACAAAGTCAGACTGAGGCTGTTTACAGAGGTTTCCGTGAACTCGAAGAGTCGCTAATTAGTCCATATCCTACTGACCGATACTGA
- the LOC115712809 gene encoding protein VAC14 homolog, translated as MADALSVVPAFVLRNLADKLYEKRKNAALEVENVVKSLASNADHDKIAAIINLLTHEFTYSPQANHRKGGLIGLAAATVGLSTDAAQHLEQIVPPVLNSFSDQDSRVRYYACEALYNIAKVVRGDFIIFFNQIFDALCKLSADSDANVQSAAHLLDRLVKDIVTESDQFSIEEFIPLLRERMNVLNPYVRQFLVGWITVLDSVPDIDMLGFLPDFLDGLFNMLSDSSHEIRQQADSALSEFLQEIKSSPSVDYGRMAEILVQRAASPDEFTRLTAVTWINEFVKLGGEQLVPYYADILGAILPCISDKEEKIRVIARETNEELRAIRAHPSDDFNVGSILSIAKRQLSSEWEATKIEALHWISTLLNRYRAEVLTSLRDIFETLLNPLSDPSDEVVLLVLEVHACIAKDPQHFRQLVVFLVHHFRNDNSLLEKRGALIIRRLCVHLDAERVYREFSTILEGESDLNFASVMVQALNLILLTSSELSELRDLLKKSLVNPAGKDLFVSLYASWCHSPMAIISLCLLAQTYQHASAVIQSLGEEDINVKFLVQLDKLIRLLETPIFAYLRLQLLEPGRYMWLLKTLYGLLMLLPQQSAAFKILRTRLKTVPSYSFSSDHLKRTPSGNPYQIFQQISGGSHITDDGDANENEKNLHNGIKFNLRLQQFEQMQHQHRLHAKAQSQIRSSVAPPSSSSSSSSSKEVRRLEEATSNPPPEINRPPSRTSRRGPGQLQL; from the exons ATGGCTGATGCTTTATCTGTGGTTCCCGCCTTTGTTCTTCGTAATCTTGCGGATAAGCTTTATGAGAAACGCAAGAATGCTGCTCTTGAG GTTGAGAATGTTGTGAAGAGTTTAGCTTCGAATGCGGATCACGATAAGATTGCAGCAATTATCAATCTTTTGACTCATGAATTTACTTATTCGCCTCAAGCGAATCACAGGAAG GGAGGATTGATAGGGTTGGCTGCTGCGACAGTTGGGTTGAGTACTGATGCGGCACAACATCTAGAG CAAATTGTGCCTCCTGTGCTTAATTCGTTCTCTGACCAAGACAGCAGAGTTCGATATTATGCTTGTGAAGCTCTATACAATATTGCGAAG GTTGTAAGAGGGGATTTTATCATATTCTTTAATCAGATTTTTGATGCTTTATGTAAGCTTTCAGCCGACTCAGATGCTAATGTACAGAGTGCTGCTCATCTTCTAGATCGGCTTGTGAAG GATATTGTTACTGAAAGTGATCAATTCAG TATTGAAGAATTTATACCATTGCTGAGGGAGCGCATGAATGTCCTTAATCCTTATGTTCGTCAGTTTTTGGTAGGATGGATCACTGTATTAGACAGTGTCCCAGACATTGATATGCTGGGCTTTCTACCTGATTTCCTAGATG GTTTGTTCAATATGTTAAGTGATTCTAGCCATGAAATACGGCAACAAGCTGATTCTGCTCTTTCAGAGTTTCTTCAAGAGATCAAGAGCTCCCCA TCTGTAGATTATGGTCGCATGGCTGAGATTTTGGTGCAGAGGGCTGCTTCTCCAGATGAATTTACTCGGTTAACAGCCGTCACATGG ATAAATGAATTTGTAAAACTTGGTGGAGAACAGCTTGTTCCTTATTATGCTGATATTCTGGGTGCAATATTGCCTTGCATATCTGATAAAGAAGAGAAAATTAGAGTG ATTGCTCGTGAAACCAATGAAGAACTTCGTGcaataagagctcatccatcTGACGATTTTAATGTGGGATCCATACTCTCTATTGCAAAGAG GCAATTATCTAGTGAATGGGAGGCTACTAAAATTGAAGCATTGCACTGGATTTCGACACTTTTAAATAGATATCGTGCTGAG GTCTTGACTTCTTTGAGAGACATATTTGAGACACTTTTGAATCCACTTTCAGATCCTTCTGATGAG GTTGTACTTCTGGTTCTTGAGGTTCATGCATGCATTGCAAAAGATCCCCAACACTTTCGTCAGCTTGTTGTTTTCCTAGTGCATCATTTTAGGAATGACAATTCTCTTTTGGAGAA GCGTGGTGCTTTGATAATCCGTAGACTTTGTGTACATTTAGATGCTGAAAGGGTCTATCGGGAATTCTCAACAATATTAGAAGGAGAATCTGATCTGAACTTTGCATCTGTTATGGTTCAG GCTTTGAATTTGATTTTACTTACATCCTCAGAATTATCTGAACTTCGAgatcttttaaaaaaatcactGGTTAACCCTGCCGGGAAGGATTTATTTGTTTCATTGTATGCTTCATGGTGCCACTCGCCCATGGCGATCATAAGTCTGTGCTTGTTAGCTCAG ACATATCAACATGCAAGTGCTGTAATCCAGTCTCTGGGGGAGGAGGATATTAATGTAAAATTTTTGGTCCAGCTGGATAAATTGATTCGCTTGCTGGAGACTCCAATTTTTGCATATCTTAGATTACAG CTTCTCGAACCTGGAAGATACATGTGGTTGTTAAAAACCTTGTATGGTCTGTTGATGTTGCTTCCTCAG CAAAGTGCAGCCTTCAAGATACTACGAACTCGTCTAAAAACTGTACCCTCCTATTCTTTTAGCAGTGATCACCTCAAGCGAACGCCTTCCGGGAACCCCTATCAGATTTTTCAGCAAATTTCAGGGGGGTCACATATAACTGATGATGGAGATGCAAATGAGAATGAGAAGAATTTGCATAAtggaattaaatttaatttaagacTACAACAATTTGAGCAAATGCAGCATCAACATCGTTTGCATGCTAAAGCGCAGTCACAAATTCGAAGCAGTGTTGCACCTCCttcctcttcctcctcctcctcatCATCAAAG GAGGTGCGAAGACTGGAAGAAGCCACAAGCAATCCTCCACCCGAAATTAATCGGCCACCTTCAAGAACGTCAAGGAGAGGTCCGGGACAGTTGCAACTATGA
- the LOC115714040 gene encoding ankyrin repeat-containing protein At2g01680, translated as MMESNNSNNNNNKSLRFINHQLFFSAVQSGDIETLKELVDKLTHEESSDQSSVSDLMAIQNDSGETALYVAADKNMEDLFGFLLRHCDVQTVKIRSKSDMNAFHVAAKRGHLGIVKMLVGIWPELCKCCDARNTSPLYSAASQDHLEIVNAILDADVSSMMIVRKNGKTALHNTARYGQLRIVKALIDRDPEIVRIKDKKGQTALHMAVKGDCPLVVEELLLADHSILNDRDKKGNTALHLATRKCRSQVQIVNVLLTYPSVDVNAINNNQETALDLADNLPYGESSHEIKEALAEAGAKNARFVGQMDEAMELKRTVSDIKHEVQSQLKHNERTQRRVSGIAKELKKLHREAVQNTTNSVTVVAVLFASIAFLAIFNLPGQYLMEGKDVGKANIADHVGFHVFYLLNAISLFISLSVVVVQITLVAWDTRAQKQVVSVVNKMMWAACACTCGAFLSIAYEVVGKGDSWMAIVITVVGTPILIGTLAFMCYFVFRQHCGFHRDSQRRIRRASGSKSFSWSAYSANISDPEDYNSDLEKIYAL; from the exons ATGATGGAGtctaataatagtaataataataataataagtcttTGCGTTTCATAAACCATCAACTGTTCTTCTCAGCCGTTCAATCAGGTGATATTGAAACTCTTAAAGAGTTAGTTGATAAGCTTACTCATGAGGAATCTTCTGATCAGTCATCTGTATCTGATCTGATGGCTATTCAGAATGATTCAGGTGAGACTGCCCTATATGTTGCTGCAGATAAGAATATGGAGGATTTGTTTGGGTTCTTGCTTAGGCACTGTGATGTTCAGACTGTGAAAATCAGGTCTAAGTCTGATATGAATGCCTTTCATGTTGCTGCTAAGCGTGGCCACTTAG GTATAGTGAAGATGCTTGTAGGAATTTGGCCAGAGCTTTGTAAATGTTGTGATGCAAGAAACACAAGCCCCCTTTATTCAGCTGCCTCTCAAGACCATTTAGAAATAGTCAATgcaatccttgatgctgatgtTAGCTCAATGATGATAGTGAGAAAAAATGGCAAAACAGCATTGCATAACACAGCTAGATATGGCCAACTTCGTATTGTAAAGGCGCTTATAGACCGCGATCCAGAAATAGTTCGTATCAAAGATAAGAAGGGTCAAACTGCTCTTCATATGGCAGTGAAAGGTGATTGTCCTTTGGTTGTGGaggagttactgcttgctgatCACTCTATACTTAACGATCGTGACAAGAAGGGTAACACCGCTCTGCATTTAGCTACAAGGAAGTGTCGTTCGCAG GTTCAGATAGTCAACGTTTTGCTCACCTATCCATCTGTTGATGTCAATGCCATAAATAATAATCAAGAGACTGCATTGGATTTGGCTGATAACTTACCATATGGAGAATCTTCACACGAAATTAAGGAAGCTCTAGCCGAAGCTGGTGCCAAGAATGCCCGATTTGTTGGCCAAATGGATGAAGCTATGGAACTCAAGAGAACTGTAAGTGACATTAAGCATGAGGTTCAATCACAACTCAAACATAACGAAAGAACACAACGACGAGTTTCTGGTATTGCAAAAGAACTAAAAAAGCTACACCGAGAAGCTGTTCAAAACACTACGAATTCTGTGACTGTTGTTGCTGTTCTTTTTGCATCCATAGCCTTCTTGGCGATATTCAACTTGCCTGGTCAATATCTAATGGAAGGAAAGGATGTTGGAAAGGCTAACATTGCTGATCATGTTGGTTTCCATGTATTCTACCTTTTGAATGCCATATCTCTCTTCATTTCTCTATCGGTTGTTGTGGTTCAGATAACTTTAGTGGCTTGGGATACAAGGGCACAGAAGCAGGTTGTATCGGTTGTAAACAAAATGATGTGGGCGGCCTGTGCTTGCACTTGTGGGGCTTTTCTTTCCATAGCTTACGAGGTGGTCGGGAAAGGAGATTCATGGATGGCGATTGTCATAACCGTTGTGGGAACACCGATTCTTATTGGTACACTTGCATTCATGTGTTACTTTGTTTTCAGGCAACATTGTGGCTTCCACCGCGACTCTCAAAGGCGCATCAGAAGAGCAAGTGGAAGCAAGTCCTTCTCGTGGTCAGCTTACTCTGCAAATATATCAGATCCTGAGGACTATAATTCTGACCTTGAGAAAATCTATGCTTTGTGA
- the LOC133036586 gene encoding uncharacterized protein LOC133036586, protein MAIIDNNVSWKFEWNFVSITAIVLVIFMVMSMVVPTFWFCWLYYRDHDNEGDDARDGDNEGPDAYHGDNDDDNRRRHHQHELISIVVIDNVNQNVIKEERKEDKCVICLESLFKIDDDSTIGQVVVESKQCNHVFHQTCITNWTRVHKTCPICRLPLHYLHTVSSEVTAKPVDRAVENIV, encoded by the coding sequence ATGGCAATAATAGATAATAATGTTTCATGGAAATTTGAATGGAATTTTGTGAGCATAACAGCCATAGTTTTAGTAATATTCATGGTTATGTCCATGGTGGTACCAACCTTTTGGTTTTGTTGGTTGTATTACCGCGACCACGACAATGAGGGTGATGATGCTCGTGACGGTGACAATGAGGGTCCCGATGCTTATCACGGGGACAATGACGATGATAATCGTCGTCGTCATCATCAACATGAACTTATTTCGATAGTagttattgataatgtgaatcAAAATGTGATCAAAGAGGAACGTAAAGAAGATAAATGCGTAATTTGTCTCGAAAGTTTATTCAAAATCGATGATGATTCAACAATAGGTCAAGTGGTTGTTGAGTCGAAACAATGCAATCATGTATTCCACCAAACTTGTATTACTAATTGGACTCGAGTCCACAAAACATGTCCCATTTGTCGTCTCCCATTGCATTATTTGCACACCGTGTCCTCTGAAGTCACTGCAAAACCTGTCGATCGTGCTGTAGAGAATATAGTTTAA
- the LOC115712613 gene encoding uncharacterized protein LOC115712613 translates to MAIIDNNVTWKFEWNFVSITAIVLVIFMVMSMVVSTFWFCWLYYRDHNNEGDDARDGDNEGPDAYHGDNDDDNRRHHHQHELISIVVIDNENQNVIKEERKEDKCVICLESLFKIDDDSTIGQVVVESKQCNHVFHQTCITNWTRVHKTCPICRLPLHYLHTVSSEVTAKPIDRDAVENIV, encoded by the coding sequence ATGGCAATAATAGATAATAATGTTACATGGAAATTTGAATGGAATTTTGTGAGCATAACAGCCATAGTTTTAGTAATATTCATGGTTATGTCCATGGTGGTATCAACCTTTTGGTTTTGTTGGTTGTATTACCGCGACCACAACAATGAGGGCGATGATGCTCGTGACGGTGACAATGAGGGTCCCGATGCTTATCACGGGGACAATGACGATGATAATCGTCGTCATCATCATCAACATGAACTTATTTCGATAGTAGTTATTGATAATGAGAATCAAAATGTGATCAAAGAGGAACGTAAAGAAGATAAATGCGTAATTTGTCTCGAAAGTTTATTCAAAATCGATGATGATTCAACAATAGGTCAAGTGGTTGTTGAGTCGAAACAATGCAATCATGTATTTCACCAAACTTGTATTACTAATTGGACTCGAGTCCACAAAACATGTCCCATTTGTCGTCTCCCATTGCATTATTTGCACACCGTGTCCTCTGAAGTTACTGCAAAACCTATCGATCGTGATGCGGTAGAGAATATAGTTTAA